A genome region from Pyrenophora tritici-repentis strain M4 chromosome 9, whole genome shotgun sequence includes the following:
- a CDS encoding Dimer-Tnp-hAT domain containing protein, whose protein sequence is MTNQINQSDQSGLIVAESEYIRDSDKKEVYYCHECRVGKSKQELFVINGTSRIRNHLEQKHQIDPQSGIKRKGSVRKSIIDQQKDGAASSIFFWKESVEKFKELLIRWIVYCHIAFFQLENQYFRELLLFLNPALLNHLPKAAKTIRSWVMNAFISKKQQLREDLHHSRSRISISFDLWTSPNPYAILGVVAMWIDTTGMRRVTALGMRRIYGEHTGENLGSVVLELLEEYDISGDQIGYFMLDNASANDTAVEFILKDLCPWMKSKQRRHRRLRCLGHVINLCCQAFLMGRNCEKYLAKLEKHHQRGDYTKVEELWKKFGCLGRLHNLVRYIRLTPQRREEFATIIIGGDLSQFDGLELIQNNSTRWNSWFYSITRALNVRERLELFSARHVPGKGSVGIANFKLDGQHWFELEKIELALKDFYAATLLSEGKKTSLADWFSTLDCLLREISETKDHYHDIHTEDDNNFTWKYLQGCADAAWLKCVEYYNNQQLNWQNRFPEDTDLPPAYYAAQILDPYRKWGWFRQEWVLHGDEEKKRWFENAQLAVKHLWETEYKGRYPVEMLPPPARKERDPDPAFDRQREHKRIRIDAPVSTTDLYEQYISTDRLHNEEAGCNEAIAYWLSRYDSQRDLARFALDMFAISPMSDECERLFSSAKLTIVDRRGRLKADIIEACECLRAWYGKPQAEGNSDIEDSENEDD, encoded by the coding sequence atgaccaatcaaatcaatcaatctgaccaatctggattgattgttgcggagtctgaatacattcgagatagcgataagaaagaggtgtattactgccatgagtgcagggttgggaagagcaagcaagagttgtttgtcatcaatggcacttctaggatccggaatcacctggaacagaagcaccagattgatccccagagtggcatcaagcgaaagggttctgtacggaagtctataatcgaccagcaaaaggatggggctgcttccagcatctttttctggaaggagtcagtagagaagtttaaagagcttctaattcgttggattgtgtactgccatatcgccttctttcaattagagaaccagtactttcgtgaactactcctctttttaaatccggcactactcaaccacctcccgaaggctgcgaagactatccgaagctgggtaatgaatgcattcatatcgaagaagcaacagcttagggaggacctacaccattcacggagtaggatctctatctcctttgatctctggacttcaccaaacccttacgctatcctaggcgtcgtcgctatgtggattgatactaccggcatgcgacgtgttaccgctttaggtatgcgacgtatatacggcgaacatactggagagaatcttggatcggtggtccttgaattgctggaagaatacgacattagcggagatcagattggatactttatgctggataatgcctcggcaaatgataccgctgttgagtttatactcaaggatctctgcccatggatgaagtcaaaacaacgtcgtcatcgccggctgcgttgcttgggccatgtcatcaacctctgttgccaggcgttccttatggggcgaaactgtgagaagtatcttgcgaagctggagaagcatcatcaacgtggcgactatacgaaggtggaagagctctggaagaagttcggatgtttgggtcgtcttcacaacctggtgcgatacatcaggcttactccacaacggcgtgaggagtttgctacaattattatcggcggagatctttcgcaattcgacgggcttgagcttatccagaacaactcgacccgctggaactcatggttttattcgattacacgtgcattaaatgttcgagaacgtttagagctcttctcggctcgtcatgtacctggaaagggctccgtagggatcgcgaactttaagcttgatggacagcactggtttgagcttgaaaagattgaactcgctctcaaagacttctatgctgcaactttgctttctgaaggtaagaagacgtcacttgcggactggttttcaactttggactgccttctccgggagataagcgagacgaaggatcactaccacgacatccacactgaggacgataacaactttacatggaagtaccttcaaggctgcgctgatgctgcttggttaaagtgcgttgagtactataacaatcagcagctgaattggcaaaatcgattccctgaagatactgaccttccaccggcatattatgcggctcaaatccttgatccatatcgcaagtggggatggttcaggcaagagtgggttcttcatggcgacgaagagaagaagaggtggtttgaaaacgcacaattagcggtgaagcatctctgggagacagagtataagggaaggtaccctgtcgagatgctgccaccaccagccaggaaggagagagatcctgacccagcatttgatcgccagcgggaacataagcgcattcgaatagacgctccagtttctacaactgatttgtatgaacaatacatctctactgaccggcttcataacgaagaggcaggttgcaatgaggctattgcgtactggctatctcgctacgactcccaacgagatctcgctcgcttcgctctagacatgtttgcgatctcgcctatgtcggatgaatgcgaacgtctttttagtagcgcgaagcttactatcgtcgatcgccgtggtaggctgaaggcagatattatagaagcgtgcgagtgtctccgggcctggtatggaaagccccaagctgaggggaacagcgatatcgaggatagtgagaacgaagacgactag